One genomic region from Silvibacterium dinghuense encodes:
- a CDS encoding copper resistance CopC family protein encodes MMKKTLLSLALVLGCMLAVPRAFAHAVLVSSTPAIHGTAHGPDVEIALKYNSRVDGARSTLTLVKVGGASQALTLEKQPAPEELLAHAKLGVGEYTIRWQAVAADGHITRGEIPFTVK; translated from the coding sequence ATGATGAAGAAGACGCTGCTGAGCCTGGCACTGGTGCTGGGCTGCATGCTGGCGGTGCCGCGTGCCTTCGCGCACGCGGTGCTGGTGTCGTCGACTCCGGCGATCCATGGCACGGCGCATGGACCGGATGTGGAGATCGCGCTCAAGTACAACTCCCGCGTGGACGGGGCGCGCTCCACGCTGACGCTGGTGAAGGTAGGCGGCGCCTCGCAGGCGCTGACGCTGGAGAAGCAGCCCGCGCCGGAAGAGCTGCTGGCGCATGCCAAGCTGGGCGTGGGTGAGTATACGATCCGCTGGCAGGCGGTCGCGGCGGACGGGCACATCACGCGCGGCGAAATTCCTTTCACTGTTAAGTAA
- the tkt gene encoding transketolase, whose protein sequence is MSELDQLSINTLRLLAVDAVQKANSGHPGAPLGDAPIAYLLFHKLMKHNPKNSKWSNRDRFVLSNGHASALLYSVLHLSGYKVTIEDLEQFRQWGSKTPGHPEYGHTDGVECTTGPLGQGFSMAIGMATAEKHLAAIYNRDQFPIVDHYTYGILGDGDLMEGISHEVASLAGTLELGKLIFFYDDNLISLDGPTDLSFTEDVKKRFEAYHWQVLEVHDGNDLVALEAAVAEAKKETKKPTLIKVRTVIGYGSPKAGTNKVHGEPLGAEGVKETKKNFGFPEDKNFYVPEEAAKNWAKSVENGAKYETEWAELFAKYKEAYPAEAAEYERVFAGKLKEGWEKSLPTWAADSKPVATRTAGNLVMNAFAKDVPEVFGGAADLTASTKTIFKDSANFHVDPKGRNVFFGVREFGMCAMVNGMSVHGGVIPYGSTFFIFSDYCKPALRLSALMNAHATFVFTHDSIAVGEDGPTHEPIEQLIGLRAIPELIDLRPADANETAAAWRVALEVKAPHFLALSRQDLPLLDPAKLDIYEGVKHGAYVVEKGGESPDLIIIGTGAEVWTAIKGAAELAKEGITARVVSMPSTKLFDKQTDAYKESILPAAIPKLSIEAGATLGWWKYVGSTGDVIGLDRFGASAPGGLVLDKLGFNAANVAAKGKAIVEKAAALAK, encoded by the coding sequence ATGAGCGAACTCGATCAACTGTCGATCAATACCCTCCGATTGCTGGCCGTCGATGCGGTCCAGAAGGCAAATAGCGGCCACCCGGGGGCGCCGCTGGGCGATGCACCGATTGCGTACCTGCTGTTCCATAAGCTCATGAAGCACAATCCGAAGAACTCCAAGTGGTCCAACCGCGACCGCTTCGTGCTCTCGAACGGACATGCTTCTGCGCTGCTCTACTCGGTGCTGCACCTGAGCGGCTACAAGGTCACGATCGAGGATCTCGAGCAGTTCCGCCAGTGGGGATCGAAGACCCCGGGTCACCCGGAGTACGGCCACACGGATGGCGTCGAGTGCACCACCGGTCCGCTGGGACAGGGCTTTTCAATGGCCATCGGTATGGCCACGGCGGAAAAGCACCTGGCGGCGATCTACAACCGCGACCAGTTCCCCATCGTGGACCACTACACCTACGGCATCCTGGGTGACGGCGACCTGATGGAAGGCATCTCGCACGAAGTTGCGTCGCTGGCCGGCACGCTCGAGCTGGGCAAGCTGATCTTCTTCTACGACGACAACCTGATCTCGCTCGACGGCCCGACCGACCTCTCCTTCACCGAAGATGTGAAGAAGCGCTTCGAGGCCTACCACTGGCAGGTGCTCGAAGTGCACGACGGCAACGACCTGGTGGCTCTGGAAGCCGCGGTCGCCGAAGCCAAGAAGGAAACCAAGAAGCCCACCCTGATCAAGGTCCGCACCGTGATCGGCTATGGCAGCCCCAAGGCCGGCACCAACAAGGTGCACGGCGAGCCGCTGGGCGCCGAGGGCGTGAAGGAAACCAAGAAGAACTTCGGCTTCCCCGAGGACAAGAACTTCTACGTTCCGGAAGAAGCGGCCAAGAACTGGGCCAAGTCGGTCGAGAATGGCGCGAAGTACGAGACGGAGTGGGCTGAGCTCTTTGCCAAGTACAAGGAAGCCTATCCGGCCGAAGCGGCCGAGTACGAGCGTGTCTTCGCGGGCAAGCTGAAGGAAGGCTGGGAGAAGAGCCTGCCGACCTGGGCTGCCGACTCCAAGCCTGTCGCGACCCGTACCGCGGGCAACCTGGTGATGAACGCCTTCGCCAAGGATGTGCCGGAAGTCTTCGGCGGCGCGGCCGATCTGACCGCCTCGACCAAGACCATCTTCAAGGACAGCGCCAACTTCCACGTGGACCCGAAGGGCCGCAACGTCTTCTTCGGCGTGCGCGAGTTCGGCATGTGCGCGATGGTTAACGGCATGTCGGTGCACGGCGGCGTGATCCCCTACGGATCGACCTTCTTCATCTTCAGCGACTATTGCAAGCCGGCACTGCGCCTCTCGGCGCTGATGAACGCGCATGCGACCTTCGTCTTCACGCATGACTCGATCGCGGTGGGCGAGGACGGCCCGACGCACGAGCCGATCGAGCAGCTGATCGGCCTGCGCGCGATCCCCGAGCTGATCGATCTGCGTCCGGCGGACGCGAACGAGACGGCGGCGGCGTGGCGCGTGGCGCTCGAGGTCAAGGCTCCGCACTTCCTGGCTCTTTCCCGCCAGGATCTGCCCCTGCTCGATCCCGCGAAGCTGGACATCTACGAAGGCGTGAAGCACGGCGCATACGTGGTGGAGAAGGGCGGCGAGTCGCCGGACCTGATCATCATCGGCACCGGTGCGGAAGTCTGGACGGCGATCAAGGGCGCGGCCGAGCTGGCGAAGGAAGGCATTACGGCGCGCGTCGTCTCGATGCCCTCGACCAAGCTCTTCGACAAGCAGACGGATGCGTACAAGGAATCGATCCTGCCGGCGGCCATTCCGAAGCTCTCGATCGAAGCGGGTGCGACGCTCGGCTGGTGGAAGTATGTCGGCTCGACGGGCGACGTGATCGGTCTCGACCGTTTCGGCGCTTCGGCTCCGGGCGGGCTGGTTCTCGACAAGCTGGGCTTCAACGCGGCCAACGTGGCGGCGAAGGGCAAGGCGATCGTCGAGAAGGCGGCCGCTCTGGCCAAGTAA
- the glk gene encoding glucokinase, whose amino-acid sequence MILAGDVGGTKVHLALYEFQQGRLTHVRDEKFPAQQHAGLEEIVRLFLEQSGSPEVTAACFGVPGPVRGGRLKLTNLPWVLDTRELSMDLKIDHLFLINDLEANGYGIPELAADQIFELSAGDSGVVGNRGLVSAGTGLGEAILVWNGKTHTPMASEGGHADFAPRNDLEIDLLRYLQKTLGGRVSFERVVSGLGLKNIYSFLRDEKKLDEPAWLKERMEQEDPNAVIGELGESGQNELCAKTLDVFAASYGAEAGNLALKVLSVGGMYLGGGIAPKILKKMQDGVFMKAFTDKGRLSDLLVHTPVRIILDSRCALLGAAAFAEARAAELSGASVRAASR is encoded by the coding sequence ATGATCCTGGCCGGAGATGTAGGCGGCACCAAGGTCCACCTGGCGCTGTACGAGTTTCAGCAGGGCCGGCTCACGCATGTGCGCGACGAGAAGTTTCCCGCGCAGCAGCACGCGGGGCTGGAAGAGATTGTGCGGCTGTTCTTGGAACAGAGCGGATCGCCGGAGGTGACGGCGGCCTGCTTCGGCGTGCCGGGACCGGTGCGCGGCGGCCGGCTGAAGCTGACCAACCTGCCGTGGGTGCTGGACACGCGCGAGCTGTCGATGGACCTGAAGATCGACCACCTGTTCCTCATCAACGATCTGGAGGCGAATGGCTACGGTATCCCCGAGCTGGCCGCCGATCAGATCTTCGAGCTGAGCGCGGGCGATTCGGGCGTGGTGGGCAACCGGGGGCTGGTCTCGGCCGGTACGGGGCTGGGTGAGGCGATCCTGGTGTGGAACGGCAAGACGCATACGCCGATGGCCTCCGAGGGCGGCCATGCCGACTTTGCGCCGCGCAACGATCTGGAGATCGACCTGCTGCGCTATCTCCAGAAGACGCTGGGCGGCCGGGTGAGCTTCGAGCGCGTGGTTTCGGGGCTGGGGCTCAAGAACATCTACAGCTTCCTGCGCGACGAGAAGAAGCTGGACGAGCCGGCGTGGCTCAAGGAGCGGATGGAGCAGGAAGATCCGAATGCGGTGATCGGCGAGCTGGGCGAATCGGGCCAGAACGAGCTGTGCGCGAAGACGCTGGATGTCTTTGCGGCCTCGTACGGCGCCGAGGCCGGCAACCTGGCGCTCAAGGTGCTGTCGGTGGGCGGGATGTACCTCGGCGGCGGCATCGCTCCGAAGATCCTGAAGAAGATGCAGGACGGCGTGTTCATGAAGGCGTTCACCGACAAGGGGCGCCTGAGCGACCTGCTGGTGCATACGCCGGTGCGGATCATCCTAGACAGCCGCTGCGCGCTACTCGGCGCGGCAGCCTTTGCGGAAGCACGGGCAGCGGAGCTGAGCGGCGCGTCGGTTCGCGCAGCTTCACGGTAA
- a CDS encoding copper resistance D family protein — translation MVWFTQVFDLLSVLLRAFGLAFEALTLGGWLVLLLVAAPSVFSGESPAAARRAVGRGASWAALALLVVQAMAAAESAVELMTSSGMRFAEVASADFFRADVAIVVAALAWFVLLRMMAVRASRAAAWLGAVFALALLAGSVMLSHAPSQLTHRGLLVVLTAAHHAGSAAWIGAMPWLLIAMRRVDDGKTLHAMARRFSAMAMVAVVTLTAAGVGMAWYYVRSWDGLYGTAYGALLVAKIVLVLVALLLGASNWWLLRATRGEAQPVLTRLRRFSEAEIGLGFTAILLGASLTAQPPAVDIHADRLTGHELMQRFAWKTPLMTTPSFNKLSKRQDLKDDLEETSFTGGSENDAMDRAWSEYNHHWAGIIVLAAGLLALARRAAGQRGGPVLRPLLAGWPLLFIGLAVFILLRGDPDAWPLGPRPFWGSFAEAEVLEHRIFSVLITGFAVFEWAVETGRVRQQWAALVFPAMCAVGGAFLMTHSHALGEVKDETLVEMSHTAIAVFGVLAGWSRWVAIRLSAREGRAAAVLNWVWPVCLALVGLVLLDYREG, via the coding sequence GTGGTCTGGTTCACGCAGGTTTTCGACCTGCTTTCGGTACTGCTGCGGGCCTTTGGGCTCGCCTTTGAGGCGCTGACGCTGGGGGGATGGCTGGTCCTTCTCCTGGTGGCGGCGCCTTCTGTGTTTTCCGGTGAATCGCCGGCGGCTGCGCGACGCGCGGTGGGGCGTGGCGCGAGCTGGGCGGCTCTTGCGCTTCTCGTGGTGCAGGCCATGGCTGCGGCCGAGAGTGCCGTTGAGCTGATGACGAGTTCAGGGATGCGCTTCGCCGAGGTGGCGTCGGCGGATTTCTTTCGCGCGGATGTGGCGATCGTCGTTGCCGCTCTCGCATGGTTTGTGCTGTTAAGGATGATGGCGGTGCGCGCCTCGCGTGCTGCGGCGTGGCTGGGTGCGGTCTTCGCGCTGGCGCTGCTGGCGGGCTCAGTGATGCTGAGCCATGCGCCTTCGCAGCTGACGCATCGCGGGCTGCTGGTGGTGCTGACCGCCGCGCATCACGCCGGTTCGGCGGCGTGGATCGGGGCGATGCCGTGGCTGCTGATCGCGATGCGCCGCGTGGACGACGGCAAGACGCTGCATGCGATGGCGCGGCGCTTCTCGGCGATGGCGATGGTGGCGGTGGTGACGCTGACGGCCGCGGGCGTGGGCATGGCGTGGTACTACGTGCGGAGCTGGGATGGCCTGTATGGCACGGCATACGGTGCGCTGCTGGTGGCGAAGATCGTTCTCGTGCTCGTGGCGCTGCTTCTTGGCGCTTCGAACTGGTGGTTGTTGCGGGCAACGCGGGGCGAGGCGCAGCCGGTGCTGACGCGGCTGCGGCGCTTCAGCGAGGCGGAGATCGGGCTTGGCTTCACGGCGATCCTGCTGGGGGCATCGCTGACGGCGCAGCCTCCGGCGGTGGATATTCATGCGGACCGGCTGACGGGGCATGAGCTGATGCAACGCTTCGCGTGGAAGACGCCGCTGATGACCACGCCATCCTTTAACAAATTAAGTAAACGGCAGGACCTCAAAGACGATCTCGAGGAGACGTCGTTTACCGGCGGGTCGGAGAACGACGCGATGGACCGCGCGTGGTCGGAGTACAACCACCACTGGGCGGGGATCATCGTGCTGGCTGCGGGTTTGCTGGCGCTGGCTCGCCGCGCAGCCGGGCAGCGCGGCGGCCCGGTGCTGCGCCCATTGCTGGCAGGCTGGCCGCTGCTGTTCATCGGTCTCGCGGTGTTTATTCTGCTGCGCGGCGATCCCGATGCGTGGCCGCTGGGGCCGAGGCCGTTCTGGGGCAGCTTTGCCGAGGCCGAGGTGCTGGAGCATCGCATCTTCAGCGTGCTCATCACCGGTTTTGCCGTTTTCGAGTGGGCTGTCGAGACGGGTCGTGTGCGGCAGCAGTGGGCGGCGCTGGTGTTTCCGGCCATGTGCGCGGTGGGCGGGGCGTTTCTGATGACGCACTCGCACGCTCTTGGCGAAGTCAAGGACGAGACGCTGGTGGAGATGAGCCACACGGCGATCGCCGTCTTCGGCGTGCTCGCGGGATGGAGCCGCTGGGTGGCGATACGGTTGAGCGCGCGCGAAGGCCGCGCGGCGGCGGTGCTGAACTGGGTGTGGCCGGTGTGCCTGGCTCTGGTGGGGCTGGTGCTGCTGGATTATCGCGAAGGCTAA
- a CDS encoding HAD family hydrolase, with translation MSEITTVLWDIGGVLLTNGWDHHSRARVLERFGVDKARFEALHPEANDVWEKGFITADEYLKRTVFTEPRNFTPEEFLAAMKAESALLENTAMPVLEDLASSGSVDLGMLNNEARELNDNRLELFGLHAYFDVFFSSCYVGLRKPDEKIYRLALDVLQVEADEVAFIDDRANNVETAKSLGIHAIRYEGPEALRASLRGLGVELNED, from the coding sequence ATGAGCGAGATCACGACAGTTCTCTGGGATATCGGCGGGGTTCTGCTGACCAATGGCTGGGATCACCACAGCCGTGCCCGGGTGCTTGAGCGCTTTGGGGTGGACAAGGCCAGGTTCGAGGCTCTGCATCCGGAAGCCAACGATGTCTGGGAAAAGGGCTTCATCACGGCGGACGAATATCTGAAGCGCACCGTCTTCACCGAGCCGCGCAACTTCACCCCGGAGGAGTTCCTGGCGGCGATGAAAGCCGAGTCCGCGCTGCTCGAGAACACGGCGATGCCGGTGCTCGAGGACCTGGCCTCTTCCGGCTCCGTGGACCTGGGCATGCTGAACAACGAAGCCAGGGAGCTGAACGACAATCGCCTGGAGCTGTTTGGGCTGCACGCCTACTTCGACGTCTTTTTCAGCTCCTGCTATGTGGGGCTGCGCAAGCCGGATGAGAAGATTTACCGGCTGGCGCTGGATGTGCTGCAGGTGGAAGCGGACGAGGTGGCCTTCATCGACGACCGCGCCAACAATGTCGAGACGGCGAAGTCGCTGGGTATTCATGCGATCCGCTACGAAGGCCCGGAGGCGCTGCGCGCCTCTTTGCGCGGGCTGGGTGTGGAACTGAACGAAGACTAA
- the gnd gene encoding phosphogluconate dehydrogenase (NAD(+)-dependent, decarboxylating) — protein MHKHRFTKTDSRNRRKQAMELGIIGLGKMGGNMAQRLHDGGHKIVGFDFSADALKRLNDAGSKGVTSLEDLVKSLTGRRAIWIMVPAGDPVDETIAKLKPFMNKGDIFIDGGNSNYKDSQRRHKELKAEGFDFVDVGTSGGVWGLKEGYSMMIGGDDEPVQYLTPIFETLAPAKDKGWGHTGPAGAGHFVKMVHNGIEYGMMQAYAEGFSIFKAKEELKLDLPQIAEIWRYGSVVRSWLLDLTAEALEKNPTLEGLEAYVADSGEGRWTVFEAIDLNVSAPVITESLIRRIRSREQNNFTDRMIAIQRNAFGGHAVKKD, from the coding sequence ATACACAAGCACCGATTCACGAAAACCGATTCAAGAAACCGGAGGAAGCAAGCGATGGAACTGGGAATCATTGGACTTGGCAAAATGGGCGGCAACATGGCCCAGCGTCTGCATGACGGTGGACACAAGATTGTCGGCTTCGACTTCAGCGCGGACGCGCTGAAGCGCCTGAATGACGCGGGCTCGAAGGGCGTGACCTCGCTCGAAGACCTGGTGAAGAGCCTGACCGGACGCCGCGCGATCTGGATCATGGTTCCGGCCGGCGATCCGGTCGACGAGACGATCGCGAAGCTCAAGCCCTTCATGAACAAGGGCGATATCTTCATCGACGGCGGCAACTCGAACTACAAGGACTCGCAGCGCCGTCACAAGGAGCTGAAGGCCGAAGGTTTCGACTTTGTCGACGTGGGCACCTCGGGCGGCGTGTGGGGCCTCAAGGAAGGCTACAGCATGATGATCGGCGGCGATGACGAGCCGGTCCAGTACCTGACGCCGATCTTCGAGACGCTGGCTCCGGCCAAGGACAAGGGCTGGGGACACACCGGTCCCGCCGGCGCGGGCCACTTCGTGAAGATGGTCCACAACGGCATCGAGTACGGCATGATGCAGGCCTATGCCGAGGGCTTCTCGATCTTCAAGGCGAAGGAAGAGCTGAAGCTGGACCTGCCGCAGATCGCCGAGATCTGGCGTTATGGCAGCGTGGTGCGCTCGTGGCTGCTCGACCTGACGGCCGAGGCGCTTGAGAAGAATCCGACGCTCGAAGGCCTCGAGGCCTACGTGGCGGATTCGGGCGAGGGCCGCTGGACGGTCTTCGAGGCGATCGACCTGAACGTTTCCGCTCCGGTCATCACCGAGTCGCTGATCCGCCGCATCCGCTCGCGCGAGCAGAACAACTTCACCGATCGCATGATCGCGATCCAGCGCAATGCCTTTGGCGGCCATGCCGTCAAGAAGGACTAA
- the pgl gene encoding 6-phosphogluconolactonase translates to MAKTTQVEYRVYEGAAELSRAAAEHFLESIQAAVAARGRARVAISGGSTPKRTFELLANASERYEKEMPWDKIELFFVDERTVPPTDKDSNYRMTKETLLEHVPLKPEQVHRMEGELNPEEAAARYESTIRNQFKLEGAETPVFDVLALGMGDDAHTASLFPHTEAIHELAKIVTANHVPQKDTWRITLTWPVINAARDVFFLIGGKDKTEPLHMVLLGEYDVETYPSQLIQPKSGKLLMLLDKDAAAKLPAVGADGVGRLEVTR, encoded by the coding sequence ATGGCAAAGACGACGCAGGTAGAGTACCGGGTCTATGAGGGCGCGGCCGAGCTGAGCAGGGCCGCCGCGGAGCATTTTCTGGAATCGATCCAGGCGGCAGTGGCCGCGCGGGGCCGGGCACGGGTGGCCATCTCCGGCGGCAGCACGCCGAAGCGCACCTTCGAGCTGCTGGCCAACGCCAGCGAGCGCTACGAGAAGGAAATGCCGTGGGACAAGATCGAGCTCTTCTTCGTGGATGAGCGCACGGTTCCGCCGACGGACAAGGACAGCAACTACCGCATGACGAAGGAGACCCTGCTCGAGCATGTGCCGCTCAAGCCGGAGCAGGTGCATCGCATGGAAGGCGAGCTGAACCCGGAAGAGGCGGCGGCGCGCTACGAGTCGACGATCCGCAACCAGTTCAAGCTGGAGGGCGCGGAGACGCCGGTCTTCGACGTGCTCGCGCTGGGCATGGGCGACGATGCGCATACGGCTTCGTTGTTTCCGCACACCGAGGCGATCCACGAGCTGGCCAAGATTGTGACCGCGAACCACGTTCCGCAGAAGGACACCTGGCGGATCACGCTGACCTGGCCGGTGATCAATGCGGCGCGGGATGTGTTCTTCCTGATCGGCGGCAAGGACAAGACCGAGCCGCTGCACATGGTGCTGCTGGGCGAGTACGACGTGGAGACGTATCCTTCGCAGCTGATCCAGCCGAAGAGCGGCAAGCTGCTGATGCTTCTGGATAAAGACGCCGCAGCCAAGCTGCCGGCGGTGGGCGCGGACGGCGTGGGCCGGCTGGAGGTCACGCGATGA
- the zwf gene encoding glucose-6-phosphate dehydrogenase: protein MATTEIKIAPEDVASAAEAHERIPEPGVVVIFGASGDLTKRKLLPALFHLEQAGLLPEKIRIVGVARRDLGDSFAKDMRAGILEFGGVTEEDPKLESFIAKVSYHAMNFDDDGGYEALKEKLAEYDKEVGTKGNRLFYLAVAPEYFSDIVDHLGKHGMAKSEEGAVRVIIEKPFGHDLESARALNADISKVFEEQQIFRIDHYLGKETVQNVLVFRFANGIFEPIWNRNYIDNVQITAAESIGIEGRGPFYEKAGATRDILQNHLMEVLSFVTMEPPVSFEADAVRQEKLKVWKAIQPIKEEDTVRGQYGPGTVGGKEAIGYRQEDRVSPESQTETFAAVKLEIDNWRWAGVPIYIRAGKRLAKRVTEVTVQFKQPPMLLFNKAAAGPCGQIQPNLITMRIQPDEGISLRFGAKLPSPDMTVCPVVMDFKYSQAFGTNTANGYERLLLDAMLGDGTLFAHRDGVEVTWELFTPLLEAWTKTKQDFPNYDSGSWGPKASDDLLKRDGRKWQKL, encoded by the coding sequence ATGGCGACCACAGAGATCAAAATCGCTCCGGAGGATGTGGCGAGCGCAGCCGAAGCCCACGAGCGGATTCCGGAACCGGGGGTCGTCGTGATCTTCGGCGCATCGGGTGACCTGACCAAGCGCAAGCTGCTGCCGGCGCTCTTTCACCTGGAGCAGGCAGGATTGCTGCCGGAAAAGATTCGCATTGTCGGCGTGGCGCGCCGCGATCTGGGCGACAGCTTCGCCAAGGATATGCGCGCGGGCATTCTGGAATTCGGCGGCGTGACGGAAGAGGATCCGAAGCTGGAGTCATTCATTGCCAAGGTCAGCTATCACGCGATGAACTTCGACGACGATGGCGGCTACGAGGCGCTGAAGGAAAAGCTGGCCGAGTACGACAAGGAAGTCGGCACCAAGGGCAATCGCCTGTTCTACCTTGCGGTCGCGCCGGAATACTTCTCCGACATCGTCGACCACCTGGGCAAGCATGGCATGGCGAAGTCGGAAGAGGGCGCGGTGCGCGTCATCATCGAGAAGCCTTTCGGTCACGACCTGGAGAGCGCGCGTGCGCTCAATGCCGATATCAGCAAGGTCTTCGAAGAGCAGCAGATTTTCCGCATCGACCACTACCTGGGCAAGGAGACGGTGCAGAACGTGCTGGTCTTCCGCTTTGCCAACGGCATCTTCGAGCCGATCTGGAACCGCAACTACATCGACAACGTGCAGATCACGGCGGCCGAGAGCATCGGCATCGAGGGCCGCGGGCCGTTCTATGAGAAGGCCGGCGCGACCCGCGACATCCTGCAGAACCACCTGATGGAAGTGCTGTCGTTCGTGACCATGGAGCCGCCGGTGAGCTTCGAGGCCGATGCGGTGCGGCAGGAGAAGCTGAAGGTCTGGAAGGCCATCCAGCCGATCAAGGAAGAAGACACGGTGCGCGGCCAGTATGGTCCGGGCACGGTGGGCGGCAAGGAAGCGATCGGTTATCGCCAGGAAGACCGCGTGAGCCCCGAGTCGCAGACTGAGACCTTCGCCGCGGTGAAGCTCGAGATCGACAACTGGCGCTGGGCGGGCGTGCCGATCTATATCCGCGCCGGCAAGCGGCTGGCCAAGCGCGTCACCGAGGTGACGGTGCAGTTCAAGCAGCCTCCGATGCTGCTCTTCAACAAGGCGGCGGCCGGTCCGTGCGGGCAGATCCAGCCGAACCTGATCACCATGCGCATCCAGCCGGATGAGGGCATCTCGCTGCGCTTCGGCGCGAAGCTGCCCAGCCCGGATATGACGGTGTGCCCGGTGGTGATGGACTTCAAGTACTCGCAGGCCTTCGGCACCAATACCGCCAACGGCTACGAGCGCCTGCTGCTGGACGCGATGCTCGGCGACGGTACGCTGTTTGCGCACCGCGACGGCGTGGAAGTGACCTGGGAGCTGTTCACGCCGCTGCTGGAGGCGTGGACGAAGACCAAGCAGGACTTCCCGAATTACGACAGCGGTTCGTGGGGCCCGAAGGCCTCCGACGATCTGCTGAAGCGTGACGGCCGGAAGTGGCAGAAGCTATAA